From Pseudoalteromonas viridis, one genomic window encodes:
- a CDS encoding urocanate hydratase: MTTTLSFQDQIKQGIPSELPAPKPYPAGANRAPKRKDILSADEKQLALRNALRYFPKEWHQELAAEFAEELKNFGRIYMYRFKPNYDLKARSVSDYPAKCQQAAAIMLMIDNNLDPAVAQHPEELITYGGNGAVFQNWAQYLLAMKYLSEMESDQTLHIYSGHPMGLFPSSEDAPRVVVTNGMMIPNYSKPDDWEKFNALGVTQYGQMTAGSFMYIGPQGIVHGTTITVMNAFRKVLEQGDSPKGKIFLTAGLGGMSGAQPKAGNIANCITVCAEVNPAAATKRHQQGWVDELVDNMDELVARVKTAQANEEVVSIAYIGNVVDVWETFYEQDIFIHLGSDQTSLHNPWSGGYYPVDISFEESNRLIREEPEVFKEKVQATLKRHADAVNKHTARGTYFFDYGNAFLLESSRAGGDVMAENGIDFKYPSYVQDILGPMCFDYGFGPFRWVCASGNPADLDKTDAIAAEVLNKIMAESPAEIQQQMQDNITWIKDAKQNKLVVGSQARILYADAQGRMEIAKAFNDAIARGDIGPVVLGRDHHDVSGTDSPFRETSNIYDGSRFTADMAIHNVIGDSFRGATWVSIHNGGGVGWGEVINGGFGMVLDGSNDAERRLKSMLLFDVNNGIARRSWARNEEANFAIKREMARTPKLKVTLPNGVDDEILNNLSL; encoded by the coding sequence ATGACCACCACACTGAGTTTTCAGGACCAAATTAAGCAAGGGATCCCCAGCGAGTTGCCTGCGCCTAAGCCTTACCCGGCCGGTGCCAACCGCGCTCCAAAGCGTAAAGACATTTTATCAGCCGACGAAAAGCAACTGGCGCTGCGTAACGCCCTGCGCTATTTCCCGAAAGAATGGCATCAGGAGCTGGCGGCAGAGTTCGCCGAAGAGCTGAAAAACTTCGGCCGTATTTACATGTACCGCTTTAAGCCTAACTACGACCTTAAAGCGCGCTCAGTTAGCGATTACCCGGCCAAATGTCAGCAGGCCGCAGCCATTATGCTGATGATCGACAACAACCTAGACCCGGCAGTAGCCCAGCATCCAGAGGAGTTGATCACTTACGGCGGTAACGGTGCGGTATTCCAGAACTGGGCGCAATATCTGCTGGCCATGAAGTACCTGAGCGAAATGGAAAGTGACCAGACACTACACATTTACTCTGGTCATCCGATGGGCTTGTTCCCGTCAAGCGAAGACGCACCGCGCGTTGTTGTCACCAATGGTATGATGATCCCCAACTACTCAAAACCTGATGACTGGGAAAAATTCAATGCGCTGGGCGTGACTCAGTACGGCCAGATGACGGCGGGTTCTTTCATGTACATTGGCCCGCAGGGCATTGTTCATGGCACCACCATCACTGTGATGAACGCATTCCGTAAAGTCCTTGAACAAGGTGACAGCCCGAAAGGCAAGATCTTCCTCACCGCCGGTCTTGGCGGCATGAGTGGCGCACAACCTAAAGCGGGCAACATCGCTAACTGTATTACCGTCTGCGCCGAGGTGAACCCGGCCGCTGCCACTAAACGTCACCAGCAAGGCTGGGTTGATGAGCTGGTAGACAACATGGACGAGCTGGTTGCGCGCGTTAAAACCGCGCAGGCGAACGAAGAAGTGGTATCAATCGCTTACATCGGCAACGTGGTTGATGTCTGGGAAACATTCTATGAGCAGGATATCTTTATTCATCTGGGCTCAGATCAAACATCGCTGCATAACCCCTGGTCAGGCGGTTACTACCCGGTCGATATCAGTTTTGAAGAGTCAAACAGACTGATCCGCGAAGAGCCGGAAGTGTTCAAAGAAAAAGTGCAGGCCACGCTGAAGCGTCATGCCGATGCGGTGAACAAGCACACGGCCCGCGGCACTTACTTCTTCGATTACGGTAATGCCTTCTTGCTGGAGTCATCCCGTGCCGGTGGCGATGTGATGGCCGAAAACGGCATCGACTTCAAATATCCATCTTACGTGCAGGATATTCTTGGTCCTATGTGTTTTGACTACGGTTTTGGCCCGTTCCGCTGGGTCTGTGCTTCTGGCAACCCGGCCGATCTGGATAAAACCGACGCCATCGCGGCAGAGGTGCTGAACAAGATCATGGCAGAGTCTCCGGCTGAAATTCAGCAGCAGATGCAGGACAACATCACCTGGATAAAAGATGCCAAGCAAAACAAACTGGTTGTTGGCTCACAGGCGCGTATTCTGTATGCCGACGCACAAGGTCGTATGGAAATTGCCAAAGCCTTTAACGATGCAATCGCACGCGGCGACATTGGTCCTGTGGTACTGGGCCGTGACCACCACGATGTCAGTGGCACAGATTCACCGTTCCGCGAAACCTCAAACATTTATGATGGCAGCCGCTTCACCGCAGATATGGCCATTCATAACGTGATTGGCGACAGCTTCCGTGGCGCAACCTGGGTATCTATCCACAACGGTGGTGGCGTTGGCTGGGGCGAAGTGATCAACGGCGGTTTTGGTATGGTGCTGGACGGCAGCAACGATGCTGAGCGTCGTCTTAAGTCTATGCTGTTGTTCGATGTGAACAATGGTATTGCACGTCGCAGCTGGGCTCGCAACGAAGAAGCCAACTTTGCGATTAAACGCGAAATGGCCCGCACGCCTAAGCTTAAAGTGACACTGCCAAACGGCGTAGACGACGAGATTTTAAATAATCTGTCGCTGTAA
- a CDS encoding S66 family peptidase, translated as MHYPAPLTSGSTIAVTAFSSGVESPLHARLELVLGDLVRRGFNVLEGRCLRENELHVSAPATQRADELMRFLLDDQVDAIMAPWGGEIAMDLLPLLDWQALKQVRPKWLMGFSDISTVLSAFTSKLGWASAHCTNLMQLSLAQSDPLTANTFAHLQTPTGEAFTQNNAPFFEQGFSNYAQDSHAVFNLTEPGGWQLLGDDASSKKPVSFQGRLIGGCLDTHMLMYGSEYFDPRSLLNRHPDDKLIFYFENAEQSPTAYYRALQSLKLRGAFEHAAGILIGRNAVSGMAGKAFDGETAVKMALGDLSIPVVTGVDISHIAPNLVVINGAFAEVSFCGEQWTLVQHLR; from the coding sequence ATGCACTATCCAGCCCCTTTAACCTCTGGCAGTACCATTGCGGTAACTGCATTTTCCAGTGGTGTTGAATCGCCCCTGCACGCACGCCTTGAGCTGGTGCTTGGCGATTTGGTACGGCGTGGGTTTAATGTGCTCGAAGGGCGCTGCTTACGCGAAAATGAGTTGCATGTTAGTGCGCCTGCAACGCAGCGAGCCGATGAACTGATGCGGTTTTTGCTCGACGACCAGGTAGATGCCATCATGGCGCCCTGGGGCGGAGAAATTGCCATGGACTTGTTACCTTTGCTGGACTGGCAAGCATTAAAGCAGGTACGACCAAAATGGCTGATGGGGTTTTCCGATATCAGCACAGTGCTGAGCGCGTTTACCAGCAAGCTCGGCTGGGCAAGCGCCCATTGTACGAATCTGATGCAATTGTCGCTGGCACAAAGCGATCCTTTAACAGCCAATACCTTTGCGCACCTGCAAACGCCAACAGGTGAAGCCTTTACTCAGAACAACGCGCCGTTTTTTGAGCAGGGCTTCAGTAACTATGCGCAGGACAGTCATGCAGTATTCAACCTCACTGAACCAGGCGGCTGGCAGTTGCTGGGGGACGATGCTAGCAGTAAAAAACCGGTGTCTTTTCAGGGCAGGCTGATTGGCGGCTGTCTGGATACGCATATGCTGATGTATGGCTCTGAGTATTTTGATCCCCGGTCACTGCTCAACAGGCACCCGGACGATAAGCTTATTTTTTACTTCGAAAACGCCGAGCAGTCACCGACAGCCTACTATCGGGCGTTACAGAGCCTGAAATTACGCGGTGCGTTTGAGCATGCCGCCGGTATTCTGATAGGTCGAAATGCGGTATCCGGCATGGCCGGTAAAGCTTTTGATGGAGAAACTGCGGTGAAAATGGCGCTAGGCGACCTGTCGATACCGGTCGTCACGGGTGTCGATATTTCACATATTGCCCCCAATCTGGTGGTGATCAACGGGGCGTTTGCAGAAGTTTCATTTTGTGGTGAGCAGTGGACGCTGGTCCAGCATTTACGTTAG
- a CDS encoding ectonucleotide pyrophosphatase/phosphodiesterase: protein MINRVLLVLFFFISLIPTLTLAKQTANKQRAEQSVVMISLDGFRWDYIEKHKAKNLASIAAQGVRAEYLEPVYPTKTFPNHLSIITGLLPSNHGIVGNHFCDSARDQCYKMGRGQDDSSWLNGIPLWNLAEMQGLKAATYFWPESDARINGMTPSYFYHYSKHSDYQQRIDQIMQWLKLPAQTRPRFVAGYFSLVDTMGHEFGPDAQQTYQAVQKVDKLIGQLARRIQREVEQDVNLIIVSDHGMAQLDPEQRLQLSDLSVDLSDFIVKNSGTQVWLYKKSKATLDLDEVRAQLMRNARGRYHITSEATLKSRGVTINSTTADIVIETQAPRYFAYDDKDKHYGTHGFAVTPDMHATFVAVGPAFKQGVEIGPVKNLDIYPVVAQILGLELLSDIDGTGASLLPALRH, encoded by the coding sequence ATGATCAATCGCGTATTACTGGTTTTATTCTTTTTTATTTCTCTGATCCCGACATTAACTCTGGCAAAGCAAACTGCAAATAAGCAGCGTGCTGAGCAAAGTGTGGTGATGATCTCGCTCGATGGCTTTCGCTGGGATTACATCGAAAAGCACAAGGCTAAAAACCTGGCTTCTATCGCCGCACAGGGCGTTCGGGCCGAGTACCTGGAGCCTGTTTATCCAACCAAGACTTTTCCCAATCACCTTTCTATTATCACCGGATTGCTGCCGTCCAATCATGGTATTGTTGGTAATCATTTTTGCGACAGTGCGCGCGATCAGTGTTACAAAATGGGCCGTGGTCAGGACGACAGCTCCTGGCTTAACGGGATCCCGCTTTGGAACCTGGCCGAAATGCAAGGCTTAAAGGCCGCAACCTATTTCTGGCCTGAGTCGGATGCCCGCATTAATGGCATGACACCTAGCTATTTTTATCATTACTCAAAGCACAGTGACTACCAGCAACGCATCGACCAGATAATGCAGTGGCTTAAGCTGCCAGCGCAAACGCGCCCCCGCTTTGTTGCGGGGTATTTTTCACTGGTGGATACCATGGGACATGAGTTTGGCCCGGATGCACAGCAAACCTATCAGGCGGTACAAAAGGTAGACAAACTGATTGGCCAGCTTGCAAGACGCATTCAGCGCGAGGTCGAGCAGGACGTGAACCTGATCATAGTGTCGGATCACGGCATGGCGCAGCTCGACCCGGAGCAGCGTTTGCAGTTGTCGGACTTAAGCGTCGATCTCAGCGATTTCATCGTTAAAAACAGCGGTACTCAGGTTTGGCTGTACAAGAAGTCAAAGGCAACGTTAGACCTCGATGAGGTGCGCGCTCAGCTGATGCGCAATGCCCGTGGTCGCTACCATATTACCAGTGAAGCAACCCTGAAAAGCCGTGGCGTAACCATCAATTCAACCACCGCTGACATAGTGATAGAAACGCAGGCGCCGCGTTATTTTGCCTATGATGATAAAGATAAGCACTACGGCACTCATGGCTTTGCAGTCACACCCGATATGCACGCCACCTTTGTCGCTGTGGGCCCTGCGTTTAAACAGGGCGTAGAAATTGGCCCGGTGAAGAATCTGGATATTTACCCGGTCGTTGCGCAGATCCTGGGTCTTGAATTACTGTCTGATATCGACGGTACGGGCGCGTCTTTATTGCCGGCGCTTAGACATTAA